In a genomic window of Oncorhynchus masou masou isolate Uvic2021 unplaced genomic scaffold, UVic_Omas_1.1 unplaced_scaffold_4237, whole genome shotgun sequence:
- the LOC135534960 gene encoding uncharacterized protein LOC135534960, whose protein sequence is MADIPQSFLGLLVTVLYLLTGVSGETLSMFSRVGDVVSLPCNNVVYPNCSSTIWIYNRDGSTGAIEVFTLGKIKVDQTERAERLSLGSNCSLHVSDVRAEDVGLYICQQYLTETGPQHGGDAPVDLSVLTISSTTAVTDLKPNVNMTLHCSLLYYKQLGTYQSRFSLSWVPKTGTNAQDTQDSSCDITLTVTLQKKDNNRKWTCTLTEKGNVKISIDFTSTFSGSTASTARPALSTTSPSSA, encoded by the exons atggCTGACATCCCTCAATCATTTTTGGGATTGCTTGTGACCGTTTTGTACCTGCTAACAg GTGTCAGTGGAGAAACTCTCTCTATGTTCTCCAGAGTGGGAGATGTTGTCAGTCTGCCGTGTAACAATGTGGTTTATCCAAACTGTTCCTCTACTATATGGATCTATAACAGAGATGGATCTACTGGTGCTATTGAAGTGTTCACATTGGGGAAGATCAAAgttgaccagacagagagagcagagagactgaGTTTAGGGTCTAACTGTTCTCTACATGTTAGTGATGTCAGAGCTGAGGATGTTGGACTCTACATCTGTCAACAATACCTTACAGAGACAGGACCACAACATGGAGGTGATGCTCCTGTTGATCTGTCTGTTCTAACTA tctccTCTACCACAGCAGTGACAGATCTGAAGCCTAATGTAAATATGACATTACACTGTTCTCTGCTCTACTATAAGCAACTTGGAACGTACCAGTCAAGATTTAGTCTCAGCTGGGTCCCTAAAACAGGTACTAATGCCCAGGACACACAGGATTCTTCCTgtgacatcactctgactgtgacACTCCAGAAGAAGGACAACAACAGGAAGTGGACTTGCACGCTGACTGAAAAGGGAAACGTGAAGATCTCCATTGActtcacctccacgttctcag GAAGTACAGCCTCTACTGCAAGACCAGCCTTGTCTACCACCTCCCCATCTTCTGCTG